A window of the Candidatus Zymogenaceae bacterium genome harbors these coding sequences:
- a CDS encoding serine hydrolase translates to MKQGRTRRFFRVFGWGVAAVLLVLIVFGILHREELVRLYHVIVLFEPDVVVENFRGMDAIFFDTRTVHAGDDVWELERAETVLPDTYEYNGGTKSIDDFLEETWTTGMIVIVDDAIVYEEYFLGGDETSRHISWSVAKSFVSAMMGIAVDEGYIESIEDPATKYVPFLIGSGYDGVKIKDILQMSSGVRFDETYADFFSDINRMGRVIALNTSLADFIATLKSEREPGTYNHYVSMDTQVLGMVLTAATGKNLAELLEEYIWVPVGMEADAYWLVDGDGAELAFGGLNAVLRDYARFGLLYLHGGRRGDDQIVPVDWVEASVTPDAPHLLPGDNPASDWVMGYGYQWWIPENPEGDFMAIGIYNQFIYVNPDRGVVIAKNSAYADYDIDGEEKELESVAVFRAIAHALAEK, encoded by the coding sequence ATGAAACAGGGTAGAACGAGACGTTTTTTCAGAGTGTTCGGCTGGGGTGTCGCCGCCGTACTCCTGGTGTTGATCGTGTTCGGCATTCTCCACCGGGAGGAACTGGTACGGCTCTATCATGTGATCGTTCTCTTCGAGCCGGATGTGGTCGTGGAGAATTTTCGCGGCATGGATGCCATCTTTTTCGATACCCGCACGGTCCACGCCGGGGACGACGTCTGGGAGCTTGAGCGGGCCGAGACGGTGCTTCCCGACACCTACGAGTACAACGGAGGGACGAAATCGATCGATGATTTTCTTGAGGAGACCTGGACCACCGGGATGATCGTCATCGTCGATGACGCGATTGTCTATGAGGAGTATTTTCTGGGAGGTGACGAAACATCCCGACACATCTCCTGGTCTGTGGCGAAATCCTTCGTATCCGCGATGATGGGAATCGCCGTGGACGAGGGATACATCGAGAGCATCGAGGACCCGGCGACAAAATATGTGCCGTTTCTTATCGGCTCGGGCTACGACGGGGTGAAAATCAAGGATATCCTCCAGATGTCGTCGGGGGTGCGGTTCGACGAGACGTACGCCGATTTCTTCAGCGACATAAACCGCATGGGTCGGGTCATCGCACTGAATACGTCTCTGGCGGACTTCATCGCCACACTCAAAAGCGAGCGGGAGCCGGGGACCTACAACCACTACGTCAGCATGGACACCCAGGTTTTGGGGATGGTGCTGACGGCGGCCACCGGAAAGAATCTTGCCGAGCTTCTGGAGGAATATATCTGGGTGCCGGTCGGCATGGAGGCGGACGCCTACTGGCTGGTGGACGGCGACGGGGCGGAGCTGGCCTTCGGGGGACTGAACGCGGTGCTGAGGGATTACGCCCGTTTCGGGCTTTTGTACCTCCACGGCGGGAGGCGCGGAGACGATCAGATTGTGCCCGTAGACTGGGTTGAGGCGTCGGTGACGCCGGACGCTCCGCACCTATTGCCCGGAGACAATCCGGCGTCGGACTGGGTGATGGGGTACGGCTACCAGTGGTGGATCCCGGAGAATCCCGAGGGCGATTTCATGGCCATCGGCATCTATAACCAGTTCATCTACGTCAATCCGGACCGTGGGGTGGTCATCGCCAAGAACTCGGCCTATGCCGATTACGACATCGACGGAGAGGAGAAGGAGCTGGAGAGCGTCGCGGTCTTTCGGGCCATCGCTCATGCCCTGGCGGAAAAATAA
- a CDS encoding sulfatase-like hydrolase/transferase, whose product MSEKNKNNPFYTDITRRDMLKVMGATAAAGLTGLSIPGEADGAPARRPNIIFILSDNVRYDCLGVTGHPFIQTPALDRLAGEGLLFENAFCTTSLCSPSRASFLTGAYARSHGVLNNHTPWTGSMPFFLENLSESGYDTAFIGKFHLPGEGLPELPYLNEYVSFTIKEHQGQYFDCPLVVNGKEEPSNTPYLITELTDRALSYLDRERDNPFCLYLSYKTAHFPFLPPKDLAGMYADETPPIPGEVDPWLGRADGNVFEGTMVGSIENLYRRYCEAVTGMDREISRVLTYLDEAGVADDTIVIYASDNGYLWGEHRLIGINWHYEESIKIQFIVRCPWLVPDEGGTRSQMVLNVDLAPTLLELAGLDIPDHVQGTSFLPILSRADAPGRDAWFYEYYKYFPEDVPNMIGVRTKTHKFVQFEGRRKPELYDLTVDPKEENDLFGTPEGEELTTELANLMHTLEAELET is encoded by the coding sequence ATGTCCGAAAAAAACAAAAACAATCCGTTTTATACCGATATCACCCGGCGGGATATGCTGAAGGTCATGGGGGCCACGGCGGCGGCGGGACTCACGGGCCTGTCCATTCCGGGGGAAGCCGACGGGGCGCCGGCCCGGCGACCGAATATCATCTTTATCCTCAGCGACAATGTCCGCTACGACTGCCTGGGCGTCACGGGGCATCCCTTCATCCAGACGCCGGCCCTGGATCGCCTGGCCGGGGAAGGCTTGCTGTTCGAAAACGCCTTCTGCACTACATCCTTGTGCAGCCCGTCCCGGGCGAGCTTTTTGACCGGGGCGTACGCCCGGAGTCACGGCGTCCTGAACAACCACACGCCCTGGACCGGATCGATGCCCTTTTTCCTGGAGAACCTCTCGGAGTCGGGCTACGACACCGCCTTCATCGGGAAGTTCCACCTCCCCGGCGAGGGGCTGCCGGAGCTGCCGTACCTGAACGAGTACGTGTCGTTCACCATCAAGGAGCACCAGGGCCAGTATTTCGACTGCCCCCTGGTGGTCAACGGGAAGGAAGAGCCCTCCAACACACCGTATCTCATCACGGAGCTGACGGACCGGGCGCTTTCGTACCTCGATCGGGAGCGGGACAACCCCTTCTGCCTCTACCTCTCCTACAAGACCGCCCATTTTCCGTTTCTGCCGCCGAAAGACCTGGCCGGCATGTACGCAGATGAGACGCCCCCCATCCCCGGTGAGGTAGACCCGTGGCTGGGGCGGGCCGACGGCAACGTCTTTGAGGGGACGATGGTCGGCTCCATCGAAAATCTCTATCGGCGCTACTGCGAGGCCGTCACCGGGATGGACAGGGAGATCAGTCGTGTGCTCACCTACCTCGATGAGGCGGGAGTGGCCGATGATACCATCGTCATCTACGCCTCCGATAACGGCTACCTGTGGGGTGAACACCGCCTCATCGGCATCAACTGGCACTACGAGGAGTCCATCAAGATACAGTTCATAGTCCGGTGCCCCTGGCTGGTGCCGGATGAGGGCGGCACCCGCTCCCAGATGGTCCTCAACGTGGACCTGGCGCCGACGCTGCTTGAGCTTGCCGGGCTGGACATCCCCGATCACGTCCAGGGGACGAGCTTCCTGCCCATACTCTCCCGGGCCGATGCGCCGGGGAGGGACGCCTGGTTCTATGAATACTATAAATACTTCCCCGAGGACGTGCCGAATATGATCGGGGTGAGGACGAAGACCCATAAGTTCGTCCAGTTCGAGGGGAGGAGGAAGCCGGAACTGTATGATCTGACGGTGGATCCCAAGGAGGAAAATGATCTTTTCGGCACACCCGAGGGGGAGGAATTGACGACGGAGCTTGCCAATTTGATGCACACGCTCGAGGCGGAGCTGGAAACATAA
- a CDS encoding FecR domain-containing protein: protein MKDIFIHAKYIFITSLIIFVTAAAFIAPGQKEEDTVACASVARIEGSADILPAGEETWIPLTRGDSIVPGDIVETGPGCSVELNMPDGSILLVGPNTSITIDEIGTVEAVGLTTNRFQLLGGKIRAIVPHMAGRRPLFIIDTENASVGVRGTDFFESFDPNTLTTYVLGLDGCVSMTPLGGAAFDVCVREETVVMPGVIPVGSRPADDETIQKILSDMPLGGDGPTGGAEGITLPEITGAVINGRIDLDYADDEITLIRDDLTLDGVIRIEGTAAGGSLPLGRVEVSTDGGLTWNAAEGTERWTYDISPVHDTLYEIAFKATDTGGNAGDPMDMGVFDLFYRDVDSETLAREVLDRFFAAVRIGDGSALDDIISDTYDGPLHSLYSKDELIDTIMKNQEAWPHLDFSYTLDRINSTPGVIIASVGWNVSLPWGAAFGTTRWWLDGRDEYRLAHAEGDWIPDMSQENGELSLELQSATPPCSNWILLMVTAPGIPSDIETITVTVETNCGPYIKELARPLYRERTGRTDGFAVEFPVGDSAGCVVAPLCPLPTTVRYIMGPTGVLDATFTDFGYDLFESITLP, encoded by the coding sequence ATGAAAGATATATTCATTCACGCAAAATATATCTTTATTACATCCCTCATCATTTTTGTGACGGCCGCGGCGTTCATCGCCCCGGGCCAGAAAGAGGAAGACACCGTTGCCTGCGCCTCCGTCGCCCGGATTGAAGGTTCCGCGGATATTCTTCCCGCCGGGGAGGAGACATGGATTCCCCTCACTCGCGGGGATTCGATTGTACCCGGCGATATCGTCGAAACCGGCCCGGGTTGCTCCGTTGAGCTGAATATGCCCGACGGAAGCATCCTCTTGGTGGGACCGAATACATCCATAACGATCGACGAGATCGGAACGGTGGAAGCGGTCGGATTGACCACGAACCGCTTCCAGCTTCTGGGGGGGAAAATCAGGGCGATCGTCCCTCACATGGCGGGGAGGCGGCCGCTCTTTATCATCGATACGGAAAACGCGTCCGTCGGGGTACGCGGCACCGATTTCTTCGAGTCCTTCGATCCGAACACCCTGACGACCTATGTCCTGGGGCTGGACGGCTGTGTCTCTATGACACCCCTCGGAGGTGCGGCCTTCGACGTCTGCGTACGGGAGGAAACCGTTGTAATGCCGGGCGTCATCCCTGTGGGCTCCCGCCCCGCCGATGACGAGACGATTCAAAAGATCCTCTCCGACATGCCCCTGGGCGGCGACGGGCCAACCGGCGGCGCGGAAGGTATCACCCTCCCCGAAATCACCGGCGCCGTCATCAACGGTCGAATCGATCTTGACTATGCCGATGATGAGATAACCCTGATCAGGGACGACCTGACTCTGGACGGCGTCATCAGGATCGAGGGCACCGCCGCGGGGGGTTCGCTTCCCCTGGGTCGGGTGGAGGTGAGCACCGACGGCGGCCTTACCTGGAATGCGGCCGAGGGGACCGAGCGCTGGACCTACGATATCAGCCCCGTCCACGATACACTCTATGAAATCGCATTCAAGGCAACAGACACCGGCGGCAACGCCGGCGATCCGATGGACATGGGAGTGTTTGATCTGTTCTATCGGGATGTCGATTCGGAGACACTGGCCCGGGAGGTGCTCGATCGCTTTTTCGCCGCAGTCCGCATCGGTGACGGCTCCGCCCTCGACGACATCATATCCGACACATACGACGGCCCCCTCCACAGCCTGTACTCGAAGGACGAGTTGATCGATACCATCATGAAGAACCAGGAGGCCTGGCCGCACCTCGATTTCTCGTACACACTGGATCGAATCAACAGCACGCCCGGTGTGATCATCGCCTCCGTCGGCTGGAACGTGTCCCTCCCCTGGGGTGCGGCATTCGGGACCACCCGCTGGTGGCTGGACGGCCGGGATGAGTATCGGCTGGCCCACGCCGAGGGCGACTGGATACCGGACATGTCTCAGGAGAACGGGGAGCTGAGCCTCGAACTCCAGAGCGCCACGCCGCCCTGTTCAAACTGGATACTCCTGATGGTCACCGCACCGGGCATCCCCTCGGATATCGAGACCATAACGGTGACCGTCGAAACCAACTGCGGTCCCTATATTAAGGAGCTGGCCCGTCCCCTGTATCGGGAGCGAACCGGCAGAACCGACGGCTTCGCCGTGGAGTTCCCCGTGGGAGACTCGGCGGGATGTGTGGTCGCCCCGCTGTGTCCGCTGCCAACGACCGTTCGATATATCATGGGACCGACGGGGGTGCTGGATGCGACATTCACCGACTTCGGATACGACCTCTTCGAATCGATCACTCTGCCGTAG
- a CDS encoding penicillin acylase family protein — translation MKALKYLCIGLAVVIICLGVFFQIFFRHPLPDYDGTIVLDGLEAEVTVRFDEYGVPHIFAENEHDLFFAQGYLTARERMFQMDMTRMAGRGELSALFGETTLETDKFLKAHGFYRTAHLVWEEMPEEYRVLVRAYVDGVNAYIDTVQTLPREYAILGVKPEPWLPEDCAVAGILMAYSLTRSKKTDLILHNIGEIAGRNVLESIIPAYPDYGPRVSGPAAGDVGDEPADIVFTDTGIPADATGVPAFLDHFELPASNWMIFGPEKTTTGAALLAGSPDLEPKIPSLFYLVHLSGGRFDVIGGSVPGAPGVNVVGYNGHIAWSTVNGRVDELDYFIEKLNPENEDQYLTENGYEDFEIVTETLRIKTKEGVREEEYEVKISRHGPIISDVMSLAPENTAVKWVGNEPMQIFPGFTEICLAENFDEFREAIRLVTTPTLNVGYADSEGNIGYQYMASPPIRKNGDGTLPVPGWTGAYDWIGHVPFDDLPHDLNPDKGYFASFNNEPMPTPYHITDFYLFERALSFEELIAEYESVSPEDAREFQLNTVSMVARRWIPVILAATEGEEDHREARNLLLGWDQSIDKDSPAAVIFNQFYVELMKNTLADEAGEDVWDEYLSQYIIIYIPDLVLTNIIDDMNNPLFDDVTTPDITETRDDIVRRSFADAVNVLTERLGGNPEKWAWGDVHRMTFTHPMGEKLPFFNLKPVPIGGDDFTICAGLWDNEHPYDMKSGGVIRLIVDFSAPETNTIISPPGQSGQFLSPHYDDLVKRWLSNEQIPMRFHDAEELSTVLILTGE, via the coding sequence ATGAAAGCACTGAAATATCTCTGTATCGGCCTCGCCGTCGTTATCATCTGCCTGGGAGTGTTCTTCCAGATCTTTTTCAGACACCCCCTGCCCGACTACGACGGCACGATCGTCCTCGACGGCCTTGAGGCGGAGGTGACGGTCCGCTTCGATGAATACGGCGTGCCCCATATCTTCGCCGAAAACGAGCACGATCTCTTCTTCGCCCAGGGCTATCTCACCGCCCGGGAGCGCATGTTCCAGATGGACATGACCCGGATGGCGGGGAGGGGCGAGTTGTCGGCGCTTTTCGGCGAGACGACCCTGGAGACCGACAAGTTCCTCAAGGCCCACGGCTTTTACCGCACGGCACACCTCGTGTGGGAGGAGATGCCGGAGGAATACCGGGTGCTGGTTCGGGCCTACGTGGACGGGGTCAACGCCTACATCGACACCGTCCAGACCCTCCCCCGGGAATACGCCATTCTGGGTGTTAAGCCTGAGCCGTGGCTCCCCGAGGACTGCGCCGTGGCCGGGATTCTCATGGCGTACAGCCTGACCCGTTCCAAGAAGACCGATCTGATACTCCATAACATCGGCGAGATCGCGGGAAGAAACGTGCTTGAGAGCATCATCCCCGCCTACCCGGACTACGGCCCCCGGGTATCCGGCCCCGCCGCCGGGGACGTGGGCGATGAGCCGGCCGACATCGTCTTCACGGACACGGGCATCCCGGCGGACGCCACGGGTGTTCCGGCATTCCTGGATCATTTCGAGCTTCCGGCCAGCAACTGGATGATCTTCGGACCGGAAAAGACCACCACCGGCGCCGCCCTCCTGGCAGGGAGCCCGGATTTGGAGCCGAAGATCCCCTCCCTCTTTTACCTGGTGCATCTTTCCGGCGGGCGCTTTGACGTTATCGGCGGCTCGGTGCCCGGCGCCCCTGGGGTGAACGTGGTGGGCTACAACGGTCACATCGCCTGGAGCACCGTCAACGGGCGGGTGGACGAGCTCGACTACTTCATCGAAAAGCTCAACCCGGAAAACGAAGACCAGTATTTGACCGAAAACGGGTACGAGGATTTTGAGATCGTCACCGAGACCCTGAGAATCAAGACCAAGGAGGGCGTGCGGGAGGAGGAGTACGAGGTCAAGATATCCCGCCACGGACCGATCATCTCCGACGTGATGTCCCTGGCCCCGGAGAACACCGCCGTGAAGTGGGTGGGGAACGAGCCGATGCAGATATTTCCCGGCTTCACGGAAATCTGCCTCGCCGAAAACTTCGACGAGTTTCGAGAGGCCATACGCCTGGTGACCACCCCGACACTCAACGTAGGCTACGCCGACAGCGAGGGGAACATCGGGTATCAATACATGGCATCACCCCCCATACGAAAAAACGGCGACGGCACGCTGCCGGTACCCGGCTGGACCGGCGCGTATGACTGGATCGGGCATGTTCCCTTCGACGACCTCCCCCACGACCTGAACCCGGACAAGGGCTATTTCGCGTCGTTCAACAACGAGCCGATGCCCACCCCCTATCACATTACCGACTTCTACCTCTTCGAGCGGGCGCTGAGCTTCGAGGAGTTGATCGCGGAATACGAGTCCGTCTCCCCCGAGGACGCCCGGGAGTTCCAGCTCAATACCGTCTCCATGGTGGCCCGGCGGTGGATCCCGGTGATCCTGGCGGCCACGGAGGGAGAGGAGGACCACAGGGAGGCGAGAAACCTCCTGTTGGGGTGGGATCAATCCATCGATAAGGACAGCCCGGCAGCCGTCATATTCAATCAGTTTTATGTGGAGCTGATGAAAAACACCCTGGCCGACGAGGCGGGTGAGGATGTATGGGACGAGTACCTCTCCCAGTACATCATCATCTACATCCCGGACCTGGTGCTGACCAACATCATCGATGATATGAATAACCCGCTCTTCGATGACGTGACCACACCGGATATAACCGAGACCCGGGACGACATCGTCAGGAGGAGCTTCGCCGACGCCGTCAATGTGCTGACGGAAAGGCTGGGGGGAAATCCGGAAAAATGGGCCTGGGGCGACGTGCACCGGATGACCTTCACTCATCCGATGGGGGAGAAGCTGCCGTTCTTCAACCTGAAGCCCGTGCCCATCGGCGGCGACGACTTCACCATCTGCGCCGGCCTCTGGGACAACGAGCACCCCTACGACATGAAGTCCGGGGGGGTCATCCGTCTGATCGTCGATTTCTCCGCCCCGGAAACCAATACCATCATCAGCCCGCCGGGCCAGTCCGGGCAGTTTTTGAGCCCCCACTACGACGACCTGGTAAAGAGGTGGCTTTCCAACGAACAGATCCCCATGCGCTTTCACGACGCCGAGGAGCTTTCGACGGTGTTGATATTGACCGGCGAATGA
- a CDS encoding 4-vinyl reductase, whose translation MPEQEKRTTNIAIRATIEGIIEILGENAAKILFRIAGLSYLLENKPEYNFDPCITIPEQASIYNSIADLLGFTGAMGVWRRIGYTVLKYAHQYGGVLDAFNDLPPDEKFERSMEVFILGSGKGRIAKTGDGPVDFDCFDCIHCKGYTMDRPMCTHYEGFVQYLADFAYGKNIYRARETECKALGASTCYFKLEKRE comes from the coding sequence ATGCCGGAACAGGAAAAAAGGACGACAAATATCGCCATTCGGGCGACGATAGAAGGCATCATCGAGATCCTGGGGGAAAACGCCGCGAAGATTCTCTTTCGCATCGCGGGGCTTTCATATCTTCTGGAAAACAAGCCGGAATATAATTTCGACCCCTGTATCACCATCCCCGAGCAGGCGTCGATTTACAACAGCATCGCAGACCTCCTCGGTTTCACGGGTGCAATGGGGGTATGGCGGCGCATCGGCTACACGGTGTTGAAATACGCCCACCAGTACGGAGGGGTGCTCGATGCGTTCAACGACCTTCCACCGGATGAAAAATTCGAGCGGTCGATGGAGGTCTTTATCCTCGGCTCCGGCAAGGGACGGATTGCGAAGACCGGGGACGGCCCGGTTGATTTCGACTGCTTCGACTGCATTCACTGCAAGGGATACACGATGGATCGCCCCATGTGCACCCACTACGAAGGATTCGTCCAGTACCTCGCCGACTTCGCCTACGGGAAAAACATCTATCGAGCGAGAGAGACAGAGTGCAAGGCCCTCGGCGCCTCGACCTGTTACTTTAAACTCGAAAAAAGAGAATAA
- a CDS encoding TetR family transcriptional regulator: protein MAKRSLIEDIRRDQIIESAIASFAAYGYAKTTLDQIADVMDVSRGVITYYFKNKDALLTSVLNRILKSIKEAIGERVDAAGSPTERLREYIFASFEHMEKNRIYYEAQLELWSNLDYKREINSKLYKVCLKTVSDLLEAGVNANEFVSVDVPTISSLIQASIDGLMIQWVFNESSVDLEKSRDALWRTIQGFIGA, encoded by the coding sequence ATGGCTAAGCGGTCGCTGATTGAAGACATACGAAGAGACCAGATCATCGAGAGCGCCATCGCCTCCTTCGCCGCCTACGGGTACGCCAAGACGACCCTCGATCAAATTGCAGACGTGATGGACGTCAGCCGGGGGGTGATCACCTACTACTTCAAGAATAAGGACGCACTGCTCACATCGGTGCTCAATCGCATCCTTAAGTCCATCAAGGAGGCCATCGGTGAGCGGGTGGATGCGGCGGGCTCGCCTACGGAGAGGCTCAGAGAATATATATTCGCCAGCTTCGAGCACATGGAGAAAAACCGCATCTATTACGAGGCGCAGCTGGAGCTTTGGTCCAACCTGGACTATAAGAGGGAGATCAACAGCAAGCTCTATAAGGTGTGTCTGAAGACGGTGTCGGACCTTTTGGAGGCCGGCGTGAATGCCAATGAATTCGTATCGGTGGATGTCCCCACCATCTCGTCTCTCATCCAGGCGTCGATAGACGGTCTCATGATCCAGTGGGTGTTCAACGAATCGTCGGTGGACCTGGAAAAATCAAGAGACGCCCTCTGGCGGACCATACAGGGATTCATCGGCGCATGA
- a CDS encoding acyl--CoA ligase — protein sequence MEIPKYDYYWQYVDYWSGVDPDFPSLREGDRTVTAREFKERVDALAGAFLELGVMKGDRIVTIIPTGIDFVLTMVAGEKTGAVTVPMDVKFRTADLERFLSHAKPKLILSITGVKDFDVVAGLKKLGGEFASIPKILVGSGEFGRSFEELFELGAGREADVNTRAKALSPEDGAMIIFTGGTTGVPKAALLSHINMIGMSYIEDQFFKEHLGPYGMDGRVKSLAALPPSHIGGTVELIGMPIVGGHEMILLSDWHPYRVLEVTQDEKIAWMGGVPTMYAILLSLPDLEKYDLSHVKAAILSGEKVSFELAEGITSRLAEVLINGYGSTEAGAEITFTLPGEDLQRIADGYVGKPLPGVALRIVDEKGSVLPQGETGEIQVGGPLVIPEYFNMPEENEAGFTEDGWCITGDLGYLDSDGGLFIKGRIKQIIRVGSYTVLPTEVEEVALEYENVGLTAAIGCPDNIYGEVVWLYVAPVWGTEVDTDGLLEFLKGRLAKFKVPKKIIIKDDIPLTRIGKADRTKLKKDVLAQTEA from the coding sequence ATGGAAATACCGAAATACGACTATTACTGGCAGTATGTGGATTATTGGAGCGGGGTGGACCCGGACTTCCCCTCCCTCAGGGAGGGAGATCGGACCGTCACCGCCCGGGAGTTTAAAGAACGGGTGGATGCACTCGCCGGCGCCTTTCTGGAGCTGGGTGTAATGAAGGGAGATCGAATCGTCACCATCATTCCCACCGGCATCGACTTCGTTTTGACGATGGTGGCGGGCGAGAAGACAGGCGCCGTCACCGTGCCGATGGACGTGAAGTTTCGCACGGCGGATCTGGAGCGGTTTCTATCCCATGCGAAGCCGAAGCTGATTCTCTCCATCACCGGCGTCAAGGATTTTGATGTGGTGGCGGGCCTCAAGAAGCTGGGAGGCGAGTTTGCGTCCATCCCCAAGATCCTTGTGGGATCGGGTGAATTCGGCCGCTCTTTCGAGGAGCTTTTCGAGCTGGGGGCGGGCCGGGAGGCCGATGTGAATACGCGGGCGAAAGCACTCTCGCCTGAGGACGGCGCCATGATTATATTCACCGGAGGAACCACCGGCGTTCCGAAGGCGGCGCTGCTCTCCCATATCAACATGATTGGGATGTCCTATATCGAAGACCAGTTCTTCAAAGAGCACCTCGGCCCCTACGGTATGGACGGGCGGGTCAAGAGTCTGGCGGCGCTCCCCCCCAGTCACATCGGCGGAACGGTGGAGCTCATCGGCATGCCCATCGTGGGGGGGCACGAGATGATTCTTCTCTCCGATTGGCACCCCTACCGGGTGCTGGAGGTGACCCAGGATGAAAAAATCGCCTGGATGGGCGGTGTCCCCACCATGTACGCCATCCTCCTGTCGCTCCCGGACCTGGAGAAGTACGATCTTTCGCACGTGAAGGCGGCGATCCTCTCGGGCGAGAAGGTGTCTTTCGAGCTGGCCGAGGGGATCACCTCCCGGCTGGCGGAAGTACTCATCAATGGGTACGGCAGTACCGAGGCGGGGGCCGAGATCACCTTCACCCTGCCCGGCGAGGATTTGCAAAGAATCGCCGACGGGTATGTGGGGAAACCGCTCCCCGGCGTGGCCCTCCGCATCGTGGACGAAAAAGGGAGTGTGCTCCCCCAGGGCGAGACGGGGGAAATCCAGGTCGGCGGGCCGCTGGTGATCCCCGAGTATTTCAATATGCCGGAAGAGAACGAAGCCGGCTTCACCGAGGACGGCTGGTGCATCACCGGAGACCTGGGCTATCTGGACAGCGACGGGGGGCTCTTCATCAAGGGCCGCATCAAGCAGATCATCCGGGTGGGGAGCTACACCGTGCTCCCCACGGAGGTGGAGGAGGTTGCCCTGGAATACGAAAACGTGGGGCTGACCGCCGCTATCGGCTGTCCTGACAATATATACGGCGAGGTGGTGTGGCTCTACGTGGCGCCGGTATGGGGAACGGAGGTGGATACGGACGGCCTGCTCGAGTTTCTCAAAGGACGCCTGGCGAAGTTCAAGGTGCCCAAAAAGATCATCATCAAGGACGACATCCCCCTTACCCGCATCGGCAAGGCGGATCGGACGAAGCTGAAAAAGGACGTACTGGCCCAAACCGAAGCATAA
- a CDS encoding amidohydrolase has protein sequence MIIDFRVRLPLKEQFPNVDPNDLSFVPHYMSHYLELYQAGLKVQVGAEELLASMEQNGIELSVVQAEWEFGDYRALNDAVFSLMKRYPKKIVGFCTVHPEESVDMAAEVKDWVEKGMRGVNLQPWAYRLEAHDRRFYPVYETASELGVPVTVHTGVNWSLNRSMLYGRPLNLDIVACDFPNLVIIASHGGWPWVNEMVAVAWKHKNVYIETGAVSPKYIARPGTGWETFIQYGNSMLKHQILYASEWPLLPFERVVAEVQDMPLKEEVKRAYLYDNAKRLLGL, from the coding sequence ATGATTATTGATTTTCGCGTACGCCTCCCCCTCAAGGAGCAGTTTCCAAACGTTGATCCGAACGACCTGTCGTTCGTGCCCCATTACATGAGCCATTACCTGGAGCTCTACCAGGCCGGCCTGAAGGTACAGGTGGGCGCCGAGGAGCTTCTGGCGTCGATGGAACAGAATGGGATTGAGCTGTCGGTGGTCCAGGCCGAATGGGAATTCGGAGATTACCGGGCCCTCAACGACGCCGTCTTTTCGCTCATGAAAAGATATCCAAAAAAAATCGTCGGTTTTTGCACCGTTCATCCCGAGGAGTCGGTGGACATGGCCGCCGAGGTGAAAGACTGGGTGGAGAAAGGCATGCGGGGGGTGAACCTGCAGCCCTGGGCGTACCGTCTTGAGGCCCACGACCGGCGGTTCTACCCGGTCTACGAGACGGCCTCGGAGCTGGGGGTCCCGGTGACCGTTCACACCGGCGTCAACTGGTCTCTGAACCGGTCGATGCTCTACGGCCGTCCCCTGAATCTGGATATTGTGGCGTGCGATTTTCCGAACCTCGTCATCATCGCCAGCCACGGCGGGTGGCCTTGGGTCAACGAGATGGTTGCGGTGGCATGGAAGCACAAAAATGTCTACATCGAAACCGGCGCCGTCAGCCCCAAATACATCGCCCGGCCCGGCACCGGCTGGGAAACCTTCATCCAGTACGGCAACTCGATGTTGAAACACCAGATTCTCTACGCCAGCGAGTGGCCGCTGCTCCCCTTCGAGCGGGTCGTGGCCGAGGTCCAGGACATGCCGCTGAAGGAGGAGGTGAAACGGGCCTATCTCTATGACAACGCGAAACGGCTTCTGGGGTTGTAG